In a single window of the Paenibacillus sp. MMS20-IR301 genome:
- a CDS encoding PA14 domain-containing protein has translation MKTYRKSRLLCTVLSLALFVSAIPAALGGLASTAEAASSSKAPVNPSASAEAVKLLSDLYSITGKGIITGQHDYLESPDEFSNKLKGTSGQYAALHGYELGVISGQSESTAAAQRRNVVNSAISWYKSGGIVAMTFHENLPGTPYLWSNVQKSLSQEEFNKYVTPGTTQYTALIADLDKVAVSLKSLKDAGVPVLWRPYHEMNGDWFWWGKKNNFAKLWNIMYDRFVNVHQLNNLLWVWNPNAPNAWSDPYALTYPGADKVDVLAADIYDNDYMNKYYDGLLSLANGKPIAIGENGEMPSTQKLQLSQKNWVYMMTWGKMLYENNSDATIKGFMGDSYTLTKDQYKAAAAATPTPSPTATPTPLPTATPTPSPTATPTPSPTATPTPSPTATPVPSPTATPMPVPTIVPVSDSVQAPLQNGLRGEYFKNMTLSGTPVLVRNDDLLNFNWRQGSPDAALGVDNFSIRWTGQIKPAYSETYQIITTSDDGIRVYVDGTAVIDSWTKQSGTERTGSIALKAGQLYDIKVEYYENAGDANIRLMWQSASQAKATVPASALYMPNSAVAADKALSAAPAAAVPTATPSPVSTPTTAPTPTLTATPVPTATPTAAPTPTPIATPTAAPTPTPTAAPTPTAAPQQVVVEAPPANGLYAEYFNNMTLSGAPAVVRTDAALDFNWRQGTPDAAIGIDFFSVRWSGKIKPLYTETYQIYTTSDDGIRVRINGELVIDSWTKQSGTERTGSISLTAGMLYDIQVEYYENQGDANARLMWSSPSQTKGTVPASALFLPSAS, from the coding sequence TTGAAAACTTACCGTAAGTCCCGTTTGCTGTGCACTGTGCTGTCACTGGCCTTGTTTGTGTCTGCAATACCTGCAGCCCTGGGCGGGCTGGCTTCAACTGCTGAAGCGGCTTCCAGCTCCAAGGCGCCTGTTAACCCGTCGGCATCGGCAGAAGCAGTCAAACTACTCAGTGATCTGTATTCCATCACAGGTAAAGGCATCATTACAGGACAGCACGACTATCTGGAGAGCCCGGATGAATTCAGCAATAAGCTGAAGGGAACCAGCGGCCAGTACGCAGCCCTTCACGGTTATGAGCTGGGTGTTATCAGCGGCCAATCGGAAAGCACCGCAGCGGCACAACGCAGAAATGTAGTGAACAGCGCAATCAGCTGGTATAAAAGCGGGGGCATCGTGGCTATGACTTTTCACGAGAACCTGCCCGGCACCCCTTATCTGTGGTCCAATGTGCAGAAGAGCCTGAGCCAGGAAGAGTTCAATAAATATGTTACTCCGGGTACGACGCAGTATACGGCCCTGATTGCAGACCTGGACAAGGTGGCCGTTTCGCTGAAAAGCCTGAAGGATGCAGGGGTTCCTGTACTCTGGAGACCTTATCATGAAATGAACGGTGACTGGTTCTGGTGGGGGAAGAAAAATAACTTCGCTAAATTATGGAATATTATGTATGACCGTTTCGTAAACGTTCATCAATTAAACAACCTGCTGTGGGTCTGGAATCCTAATGCACCGAATGCCTGGTCTGATCCTTACGCACTGACTTATCCGGGAGCAGACAAGGTGGATGTGCTCGCAGCAGATATATATGATAACGACTATATGAATAAATACTATGACGGCCTGCTTAGCCTGGCGAACGGCAAACCTATTGCCATTGGCGAGAACGGGGAAATGCCAAGCACACAGAAGCTGCAGCTCTCCCAGAAGAACTGGGTATATATGATGACCTGGGGAAAAATGCTGTATGAAAATAATAGTGATGCTACTATTAAAGGCTTCATGGGCGACAGCTACACATTAACCAAGGATCAGTACAAGGCAGCAGCGGCAGCAACTCCAACGCCGTCACCGACAGCGACACCAACGCCGTTACCGACAGCAACACCGACGCCGTCACCGACAGCGACACCAACGCCGTCACCGACAGCGACACCAACGCCGTCACCGACAGCGACACCGGTGCCGTCACCGACAGCAACACCAATGCCTGTTCCAACAATTGTACCTGTCAGTGATTCAGTGCAGGCACCGCTCCAGAATGGCCTGCGCGGAGAATATTTCAAGAATATGACCCTCTCCGGCACACCGGTGCTGGTACGCAATGACGATCTGCTGAATTTCAACTGGCGTCAGGGGTCGCCGGATGCCGCGCTTGGCGTGGATAACTTCTCAATCCGCTGGACCGGCCAGATTAAGCCGGCATACAGTGAAACCTATCAGATCATCACAACCTCTGATGACGGGATCCGTGTCTATGTTGACGGCACAGCTGTCATTGACAGCTGGACTAAGCAGAGCGGAACAGAGCGTACAGGAAGCATAGCCCTGAAGGCAGGCCAACTGTATGACATCAAGGTGGAATATTACGAGAATGCAGGCGATGCCAATATTCGTCTGATGTGGCAGAGCGCCAGTCAAGCAAAAGCAACTGTGCCGGCCAGCGCATTGTATATGCCAAATTCAGCGGTTGCTGCTGATAAGGCTCTATCCGCAGCTCCGGCTGCGGCTGTACCGACAGCAACGCCGTCACCAGTATCAACACCAACGACAGCACCGACGCCGACACTGACAGCAACACCGGTGCCGACAGCAACGCCGACAGCGGCACCAACGCCAACGCCGATAGCAACGCCGACAGCGGCACCAACGCCAACACCGACAGCGGCACCAACACCGACAGCAGCGCCGCAGCAGGTTGTGGTTGAGGCGCCCCCCGCTAACGGGCTTTACGCGGAATATTTCAATAATATGACGCTGTCAGGTGCCCCGGCAGTGGTACGTACCGATGCAGCACTTGATTTCAATTGGCGGCAGGGTACACCGGATGCGGCAATTGGCATAGATTTCTTCTCTGTCCGCTGGAGCGGCAAGATCAAACCGCTCTATACAGAGACTTATCAGATCTATACCACTTCCGATGATGGTATCCGCGTGCGAATTAACGGCGAGCTTGTGATCGACAGCTGGACGAAGCAGAGCGGAACAGAACGCACGGGAAGCATCAGTCTGACTGCCGGGATGCTGTATGATATCCAGGTGGAGTATTACGAGAACCAAGGGGATGCGAATGCGCGCCTGATGTGGTCCAGTCCGAGCCAAACCAAAGGAACGGTTCCGGCCAGCGCTCTGTTTCTCCCGTCTGCTTCCTAA